From Jiangella mangrovi:
CCCGAGCGATACCGAGCCCAGCCGGACCCGTCCCGACACCGGCGCCGGCAGGTGCATGACGGCGCGCGCGACGGACGACTTGCCGCAGCCGGACTCGCCGACGATCCCCAGCGTCTCGCCGGGCAGCACGTCGAAGCTCACGCCCGACACCGCCCGCACGGTGTGCCCGCCCTTGGTGCGGAACTCCACCACCAGGTCCTCGACGGTCAGCCGCGCGTCGTGCTCGCGCAGGTGCGCGGTCCCGGTTCCAGCCATCAGCCCTCTCCCCTCGATCCGGCGACGACGGCGTCAGCTGAAGCTTCCGCTCCCACCGGGTGATAGCAGGCCAGCTCGCGCCCGTCGCCCGACGTGACCAACGGTGGCGCCGTCGCGCGGCAGTCGTCGGCGGCGTGGAGGCAGCGCGGCGCGAAGTGGCAGCCGCCGGTCCAGCGGGCGAGGTCCGGCGGACGGCCCGGGATGGTCGACAGCACCATATGCGCCGGCCCGTCCAGCCGCGGCAGCGACGCCAGCAGGCCGCGCGCATAAGGGTGGCGCTGCCCGCCGAAGAAGGCCAGCGCGGCCGCGCTCTCGACGATCCGCCCGCCGTACATGACGGCGACGCGGTCGCTACGCCCGGCGACGACGCCGAGGTCGTGGCTGATGAGGACGGCCGCCATGCGCCGCTCCTCGCAGAGAATCGTGAGCAGGTCGAGCACCTGCCGCTGCACGGTGACGTCCAGCGCCGTCGTCGGCTCGTCGGCGATGAGCAGCTTGGGGTCGCACGACAGCGCCATCGCGATCATCACCCGCTGGCGCATGCCGCCGGACAGCTCGTGCGGGTACTGGTCGAACCGGCGGGCGGCCTCGGGGATGCGGACGGTGTCGAGCAGCTCGATCGCCCGCTGCCTGGCCTGCGCGCGGTCCAGGCGCTGGTGCCGTCGCAACGTTTCAGTGAGGTGCACGCCGATCCGCTTGACCGGGTTCAGCGAACTCAGCGGGTCCTGGAAGACCATCGCGATCTCGGCGCCCAGCAGCGCCCGCCGCCGCTTGGCCGGCGCCCGCAGCAGGTCCTCGCCCTCGAGCTCGACGGCGCCGTGCACGTCGACGGTGCGCGACGGCGTGACCAGGCCCATGATCGTCCGCCCGAGCACGGACTTGCCGGACCCGGACTCGCCCACGAGGCCCAGCGTCTGCCCGGCCGCCAGCTCGAAGCTCACGCCGTCGACCGCGGGGACGTCACCGCGCGGCGTGTGGAAGACGGTGTGCAGGTCGCGGACCCGCAGGAGGGTTGTCGTCGTCACAGCTTCACCTGCCTGGTGTCCCACCGGCCGCGCAGCCGCTCGCCGATGAGGTTGAAGGAGAAGACGGTGAGGAACAGCGCCACGGCCGGGACGACGACCAGGAACGGGTGCTGCTCCATGACGCCGGCCTGGCCCTCGGAGATCATGTTGCCCCAGGTCGGGCGCGGTGCCTGGATGCCGATGCCGAGGAAGCTCAGCGACGCCTCGGCGACGATCAGCGCGGAGATGTAGATCATGCCGAGCGGGATGATCGAGAGCGCGACGTTGGGCAGCAGCTCGCGGACGATGATCCGGCTGCGGCGCGCGCCGAGGGCCCGGGCGACGGTGACGTACTCACGCTGGGCGAGCGCCAGGGTGTTGGCCCGCGCGACCCGGATCATGCCCGGCGTCGCCACCAGCGCCAGCGCGATCGCCATGGTGAACGGCGTCGGGCGCAGCACGCTGGCCAGCGCGATCAGCATGATGAGCGTCGGGACGGCGAGCAGCGAGTTGGTGACGATCCCGACGACGACGTCGACCTTGCCGCGCAGGTACCCGGCGGTGATGCCGATCAGCCCGCCGACCGTCATGCCGATGAGGACGGCGGCCGTGCAGACGGTCAGCGAGATGCGGGCGCCGTAGATGACCCGGGCCAGCAGGTCCAGGCCGAGCGCGTTGGTGCCCAGCGGGTGCGACGAGCCCAGGTCGGGCCTTGCGTAGATCGGCTCGGCGAGGGTGAGCGCGGAGTCCTCGTGCTCGCCGATCGGCAGCAGCGGCGCGAGGATCGCCGCCAGCGTGAGGACGAGCAGCCAGACGCCGCAGGCCCAGGCCAGCACGTCCACACTGCGGCGAGGGCGGGAAGGGCGGCGCCGGCCGAGCCGGCGGGCGGTGGGGGCGGCCGGCTCGGCCGGCACCACGGCCGGCACGATCTCCTGGTCAACTCTGGCCACGGCGGATCCTCGGGTCGACGATGCTGTAGGCGGCATCCACGGCGGTGTTGATCACGACGTAGGTGAAGGCGATCACGAGGACCGCTCCCTGGACGACCGGCAGGTCGCCTTGGCCGGCGGCGTCGACGACGAGCGACCCCATGCCGGGCAGCGCGAACAGGACCTCGACGATGACGGTGCTGCCGATGAGCTGGGCGAGGCTGAGCCCGATGATCGTGATCATCGCGTAGGACGACGGCCGGAACGCGTCGAAGAGCATGATCCGCCACGACGGCATCCCCTTGGCCCGCGACGCCAGGACGAAGTCCTCCTGCAGCGTCGTCACCAGGTCACCGCGCAGTACCCGCGTGAACGCCGGGATCTCCAGCAGCGCGATCGTCAGCACCGGCAGGAACGCGTGGTACAGGTTGTCCGGCACCGAGTCGCTGATCCGCACCCAGTGCGCGCGCGGAAACAGCCCGAGCTGGTTGACGGCGACGGCGATGAGCAGCAGGCCGGCGACGAAGCTCGGGACCGCCAGGATCGCGAACGTCCCGGCGCTGATCAGCCGGTCCAGGAACCCGCCCGGCCGGTACGCCGACAGCATGGCCAGCGGGATCGAGATCACGAGTGCCAGCAGCAGCGCCATGACGGCCAGCTGCAGGCTCACCGGGAACGCGGCGCGCAGCTGGTCGGCCACCTCCTGGTGCGGCGGGATCAGCGAGGTGCCGAAGTCGAACCGCACGACCGAGCCGAGCCAGTCGAAGTACCGCGTCAGCAGCGGCTGGTCGAGCCCGAGCTGCTGGCGCACCTGCTCGTAGGCCTCCGGCGGCTGGTCCTCGCCGAGGATCGCCACCGCGGGGTCGCCGGGCAGCAGCGCCGAGAGCATGAACGTCCCGAAGCTGACGATCAGCAGCACGATCACCAGCTGACCCAGCCGGCCGCTCAGCCTCGCCGCGAGCCGGCCCGCTCCCCCGGGCGACCGTGGCGTCCGCGGCGTCCGCGGCGACCGCCCCGGCCGCGGGGCCGCCTGCACGTCCTGGACCATCGCACTCCTCCTCGAGCTCGATGTGGTGCCTATCGCCGGGCGAGTGCTCCCATCACGTTCACGGACTTGACCTGCGTGAAGCTCAGCAGCTCGTCGAGGCACTCCTCGCGCCCGATGCCCGATGCCTTGACGCCGCCGTACGGCACGCCCGGGAAATGCTGCGACGACCCGTTGATCCAGACGAACCCGGCCTCGAGGTCGTGCGCGAGCCGGTGCGCGCGATTGATGTCGCTGGTCCAGACGCTCGCGGTGAGGCCGTAGTCGAGGTCGTTCGCCAGCGCGACGGCCTCCGCCTCGGTCTGGAAGGTGAACACCGTCAGGACCGGCCCGAACGCCTCCTCGCGGGCGATCCGCATGGCCGGGTCGACGGCGGACAGCACCGTCGGCGGGTAGTAGAACCCGGCCTCGGTGGGAGCCGCGGCTGACGCCGTCGTCCCCCCGCACTCGAGGACGGCGCCGGCCGCCACGGCGTCGTCGACCAGGCCGCGGACCTTCTCCTGCTGCTGCTCGGAGACCAGCGGCCCGACCTCCGTCGCCTCGTCCAGGGCGGGCC
This genomic window contains:
- a CDS encoding ABC transporter ATP-binding protein; translated protein: MTTTTLLRVRDLHTVFHTPRGDVPAVDGVSFELAAGQTLGLVGESGSGKSVLGRTIMGLVTPSRTVDVHGAVELEGEDLLRAPAKRRRALLGAEIAMVFQDPLSSLNPVKRIGVHLTETLRRHQRLDRAQARQRAIELLDTVRIPEAARRFDQYPHELSGGMRQRVMIAMALSCDPKLLIADEPTTALDVTVQRQVLDLLTILCEERRMAAVLISHDLGVVAGRSDRVAVMYGGRIVESAAALAFFGGQRHPYARGLLASLPRLDGPAHMVLSTIPGRPPDLARWTGGCHFAPRCLHAADDCRATAPPLVTSGDGRELACYHPVGAEASADAVVAGSRGEG
- a CDS encoding ABC transporter permease subunit, translated to MARVDQEIVPAVVPAEPAAPTARRLGRRRPSRPRRSVDVLAWACGVWLLVLTLAAILAPLLPIGEHEDSALTLAEPIYARPDLGSSHPLGTNALGLDLLARVIYGARISLTVCTAAVLIGMTVGGLIGITAGYLRGKVDVVVGIVTNSLLAVPTLIMLIALASVLRPTPFTMAIALALVATPGMIRVARANTLALAQREYVTVARALGARRSRIIVRELLPNVALSIIPLGMIYISALIVAEASLSFLGIGIQAPRPTWGNMISEGQAGVMEQHPFLVVVPAVALFLTVFSFNLIGERLRGRWDTRQVKL
- a CDS encoding ABC transporter permease → MVQDVQAAPRPGRSPRTPRTPRSPGGAGRLAARLSGRLGQLVIVLLIVSFGTFMLSALLPGDPAVAILGEDQPPEAYEQVRQQLGLDQPLLTRYFDWLGSVVRFDFGTSLIPPHQEVADQLRAAFPVSLQLAVMALLLALVISIPLAMLSAYRPGGFLDRLISAGTFAILAVPSFVAGLLLIAVAVNQLGLFPRAHWVRISDSVPDNLYHAFLPVLTIALLEIPAFTRVLRGDLVTTLQEDFVLASRAKGMPSWRIMLFDAFRPSSYAMITIIGLSLAQLIGSTVIVEVLFALPGMGSLVVDAAGQGDLPVVQGAVLVIAFTYVVINTAVDAAYSIVDPRIRRGQS